The nucleotide sequence CCGGGCTCTATAGAACTTCCCGCACTGTTCACAAACATACACCGGCTCTATGAGTCCTTCGCTTGTTAACGGGAATCCGTTCTCAGTTCGCACTACACCAGTCACGGGTTTTGGCAACGCTCCAACCTGGTTCAGTAAGTCTCTGGCGCGGCGACCGTTCAATTCAGTGGTCGCGTGAAACAAGGCCCGCTTTCCTTTGTCCGCGTATTTGACCTCTTCACACAATATGTCGGAATCTTTAAGAATTGTACTTATGTATTCGTTGATATTTTCTTCAAATGAGTCTACGCTGGTCTCACGCTTGACCCTCTCGATATCAATATCGTCTTCGATTCCTTCACCACTTGCTTTGATTTTCTTTTTAACTTCCCTATGTGTCCCGTCTTTTTTTATTTCACCTTCATCAATTTCAAGCTTAGACTCTGAGTCAGAGTTTTCTATGTCCACATCTTCCTGTTCATGAGATTCAGAACTGTCATCAATCTGAGGATCCTTGTCCTTAACTTCTTCTACAACTGAACTATCATTAATCTTAACTGGAGTTGACTCTACAGAATGATCACTTGCATCATTCAACTCTGCCTCAACGTCTGACACTTTTCTATGAACACGAATCTTATGCCTATTTAGATACCTCCTCAACTTAAAGCTTCTGTTACACAGTTCACATGTCACTGGACCAGAAGAATCCTCAGGTACATCGTTGTTATTTTCGGAATCAGAGACGCCAGTTTCGTGAAGATTATTGACACTGTCTTTAGGGGGCTGAACTGTTACATTTACAGGCTTTGTTGCCGGCTTTAAACTGTTTGGTACAAGAAGACTGACGTAGCTCTGTGTGGCTGGTACAGGAGCTTGAGAAGGTGCAAGAGTGAACCTGACAGGTTTGTCCTGGCTAAGTCCAGTGCGTGCTAGGATAGTACTCTGAGTCAACACCACTGTATTGGCTGCGGCTGGCTTGAGCTCACTACCTTGCTTAGACCCACGGACCAACAAATTGTTGCCAGATATCTGTGAATTAGTAACAATTAGGCCTGATGGTAATGATATCTGTATCCCAGATACAGCTTTACTGCTGTTTCCCCCTTCAGCAGGCCCGTTGGATGTTTTCTCTGTCAATGAAATACTTCCTGCACTGCTGCCACTTTTGTCCTTTTTGTTGCTTTTCACGGAGAAAGACTGGATTGGTTTATTGTTGCAGAAGATCACAATTTTAACATCATTGTTTTCATCCTCTGCAAGTTTACTTTCTAGCGTTGTAGAGAGAGCTTTAGTTAGCACAGAATAATCTATAAGACTTCTCTTTTTTTGTGCGGGTCCTAATATCCTTTTCTCTTGGTTGGCCCCGTTTTCTGCAGTGGGCTTCTGCTGAATATTCACAATGTTTGTAAAACTCACAGCCTTGTCTTCTGCCACGCACACTTTCTTAGCAGCAGGAGTATTTGCTGCTTCTTCGATTGTTTTTCGCTTTAAAACCTCAGTCAAGTTCTCGATTTTTCTGAATTTCTTATTCTCGTCCCGACTGGCATCAGAGAAATCTTTAGATTTCCCTTTACTAGGGAAGTTATAGATGAGGTCACATACGGAGGTGGAGTCTCCGTGAATGGCCGCCTCATAAATATTGTCCAGAACCTCCTCTGGGTCCGGGCTCACACTCCGCTCTGAAACAACATGTCCAAGAAAATGTTTTTTAGAAATTCAATGGAATTCTGAAATGTCTCAACTGAGATAGTCATTATCTGTTTTACATTCAACATGATACTCACAGATTTTTCCTAGACAAGTAAccaatatacaattcaaaataaaaacatagcATGTTAGAATCCAAACAGTATTTTTAGCCTCCATCTGGGACAACAGAGATTTCAAAAAAATGCCTAgtttcatcctagattagccttggCTATGCCTAgttcatcctagattagccttggCTATGCCTAgtttcatcctagattagccttggCTATGCCTAGtttcgtcctagataagccttgACTATGCCTAgtttcatcctagattagccttggCTATGCCTAgtttcatcctagattagccttggCTATGCCTAgtttcatcctagattagccttggCTATGCCTAgtttcatcctagattagccttggCTATGCCTAgtttcatcctagattagccttggCTATGCCTAgtttcatcctagattagccttgaCTATGCCTAgtttcatcctagattagccttggCTATGCCTAgtttcatcctagattagccttggCTATGCCTAgtttcatcctagattagccttggCTATGCCTAGtttcatccaagattagccttggCTATGCCTAgtttcatcctagattagccttggCTATGCCTAGTTTCATCCTAGATTAGCATTGGCTATGCCTAgtttcatcctagattagccttggCTATGCCTAgtttcatcctagattagccttggCTATGCCTAgtttcatcctagattagccttggCTATGCCTAgtttcatcctagattagccttgaCTATGCCTAgtttcatcctagattagccttggCTATGCCTAgtttcatcctagattagccttggCTATGCCTAgtttcatcctagattagccttggCTATGCCTAgtttcatcctagattagccttggCTATGCCTAgtttcatcctagattagccttgaCTATGCCTAgtttcatcctagattagccttggcagtctgcacaggcttatcactgACCAGACTTTCAGtgttaacactttaccacttagatactattttgatatatttgtagtcccatagagagttaaatttaattaaagacctttcttactgtattcaagttttaaagacttcatttctaACTCTAAGATACGGTCacatgatgagcagcaaacagcataaaacttgaacagactgcgagttactgacaggctgttctggttttatgctgtttgcacatagccattttcactttgcctctcaGTGGGAAAGGTTTCACTGAATTTTCCCTAAGAAgggagactttcttttaacaaaaatgccattaaaagcaaaatacatgtatgtcgtccttgatttgcctgtgcacactgcacaggcttatctgggacaacactgaacacacatgcattaagccctgttttttcagAGTGAGCCTCAAATgtaccatttttgtttttaatggccTGTAGAAACCTTCTAGACTTTTTGCATGTCATGTTCTACATTATTAATTACCAAACTGTTGGAAAAATAAGTGCCAGCTGATGTACAAAATTTATATCATCGATCATATAGTTAATACCATATATTACATCATATCTACCAGGATATTTGGCGCCAACAATATATACTGTTTCCATTTTTCAAATCTGTTTGTCCC is from Dreissena polymorpha isolate Duluth1 chromosome 14, UMN_Dpol_1.0, whole genome shotgun sequence and encodes:
- the LOC127857016 gene encoding E3 ubiquitin-protein ligase ZFP91-like, whose product is METVTAGNHERDLKPPALQNAAVDEEDTSEFIEFEFSPNNSPSKERSVSPDPEEVLDNIYEAAIHGDSTSVCDLIYNFPSKGKSKDFSDASRDENKKFRKIENLTEVLKRKTIEEAANTPAAKKVCVAEDKAVSFTNIVNIQQKPTAENGANQEKRILGPAQKKRSLIDYSVLTKALSTTLESKLAEDENNDVKIVIFCNNKPIQSFSVKSNKKDKSGSSAGSISLTEKTSNGPAEGGNSSKAVSGIQISLPSGLIVTNSQISGNNLLVRGSKQGSELKPAAANTVVLTQSTILARTGLSQDKPVRFTLAPSQAPVPATQSYVSLLVPNSLKPATKPVNVTVQPPKDSVNNLHETGVSDSENNNDVPEDSSGPVTCELCNRSFKLRRYLNRHKIRVHRKVSDVEAELNDASDHSVESTPVKINDSSVVEEVKDKDPQIDDSSESHEQEDVDIENSDSESKLEIDEGEIKKDGTHREVKKKIKASGEGIEDDIDIERVKRETSVDSFEENINEYISTILKDSDILCEEVKYADKGKRALFHATTELNGRRARDLLNQVGALPKPVTGVVRTENGFPLTSEGLIEPVYVCEQCGKFYRARKTLKDHFFREHARSRDEEPLYLYISGNKYQCPICFSHFHSGSELVSHTKKHTGELQSECKLCGKIYSSVHVLRRHIENVHAETKPRPFQCELCDYAATNKWHLKEHYRRHTGEQPFECPICQKTFSHQGTMNRHCKIIHKFEVSSQRQFSRNTISDLPVIPEPFNSAGKSSPRDRPKTAPRTKHLNRMPKKMTVLRVKAPVINSIKSIPSHDTDVDLSLVKSEPVE